A region of the Candidatus Woesearchaeota archaeon genome:
ACGATGGAAGCCATGGCTTCAACAATCGGAACTGCTCGTGGTACAACACAGGGATCATGTCTTCCGGTAATCGCAATGGTCGTTGATTTTCCTTTGGTGGTAACTGATTGTTGTTCTTTTCTGATACTCGCTGGTGGTTTAAATGCGACTTGAAAAATAATAGGCATGCCATTGCTGATGCCTCCTTGAATTCCTCCTGAGTAATTTGTTTTTGTCTGAATAGTTCCTTGTTGTAGAGTAAAGGTATCATTGTGTTCACTGGCATACATGGTTGTTCCTTGAAAACCAGATCCGACTTGGAAGCCTTTTGTTGCGTTAATACTTAGCATGGCTTTTGCAAGATCTGCTTCTAGTTTGTCAAAGATTGGTTCTCCCAATCCAGACGGAACGTTTCGTATAACACATTCAATAATACCACCGACTGAATCTCCATCTTTCGCAGCTTTGGTGATACAAGCAATCATTTTTGCAGCGGCTTTTTTATCAGGACATCTCACTCTATTTTGATCAACGTCTTCTTTCATTACTTTGTTTGGATCAATATGAGCGGTTACGTCCTTTACTGATTTCACATAAGCAATAATCTCAAGGTTTTTCGACAAGGTTTTTTCCTTTTTTCCTTTTTCTCTTTCTTCCCCTTTATTTATTTCGTGTTGCAAAACTAACAAAGCAACTGCTCCGGCAGCTACATTTCCTGCAGTTAATCGTGCAGAGCTTCTTCCTCCACCAAAGGGATCTCTGATACCGTATTTTGTGGTATAGGTATAGTCAGCATGACTTGGTCTAAACAAGGCTTTTATTCCTTGGTAATCTTGTTTCTGATCATCAACGTTTTTGATCATTAAAGCAATAGGTGTTCCTGTTGTTTTTCCCTCATAAACTCCAGAAAGGATTTCTACGGTGTCTGGTTCTTTTCGTTGAGTTGTTATCGTACTTTGTCCTGGTGCCCTTTGGTCAAGTGCCTTTTGGATATATGCTTCGCTGAGTTCTATAAGAGGAGGACATCCATCAATAATGACTCCTATTGCCTTACCGTGTGATTCTCCCCAGTTCGTTACTTGAAAACAAGATCCAAAGCTGTTTCCTGGCATATTATCCCTCCTCATCTCCCCTTAGCTATACTCACTCGCATAATTCATTGAGCAAATAGATGCTCGCTCGTAACAAGCAAAGCACAACGTTTATGCTCAAATATTTGTGTGCTTTGCTATATTACAAGAGTATTATGAATTATATTCTGTGTTGCTTCTGTTTCAAGATCCTTTCCTGTCCATATTCTGAATTGTTCTTTTGCTTGATAGAGTAACATTCTCTCTCCGGTGATAACCGTACACCCTACTGAGCGTGCATGTTTAATAAGGTTTGTCTCTTCTGAATTATACACAATATCCATGACTATTTGATCCTTATGAAGTTGTGCATGAGTCAAGAGTGAATCCTGATTTGGTAGATTTACCATCCCTATGGTTGTGGCTTGGATGATAATATCGTATTGTGGAGCTATTTTATCTTTCTGAGTGAACGGTATTACCGTGATGTCCCATTCTCTTGCGAGTTCTTTTGCTCGTGCGGATGTTCTATTGCAGATGCTTACTTCTGCTTTCTCCCTAAGGAGACCATAAATTATTGCTTTGGCTGCTCCACCAGCACCAATAAGCAAA
Encoded here:
- the aroC gene encoding chorismate synthase — translated: MPGNSFGSCFQVTNWGESHGKAIGVIIDGCPPLIELSEAYIQKALDQRAPGQSTITTQRKEPDTVEILSGVYEGKTTGTPIALMIKNVDDQKQDYQGIKALFRPSHADYTYTTKYGIRDPFGGGRSSARLTAGNVAAGAVALLVLQHEINKGEEREKGKKEKTLSKNLEIIAYVKSVKDVTAHIDPNKVMKEDVDQNRVRCPDKKAAAKMIACITKAAKDGDSVGGIIECVIRNVPSGLGEPIFDKLEADLAKAMLSINATKGFQVGSGFQGTTMYASEHNDTFTLQQGTIQTKTNYSGGIQGGISNGMPIIFQVAFKPPASIRKEQQSVTTKGKSTTIAITGRHDPCVVPRAVPIVEAMASIVLCDHYLRNRAQCGECRREYHE